DNA from Chitinophaga pendula:
AAGGTCCGCTTGAACCGCTGCTTCGTCTCATCATCCAACGGCGAGGTCCGGATCGTTAATATCGGAAACGTACCAAACAAATTCATACTCACCGTAGGCGTACAAAAACGATAACAGTCCGCAATAATACGCACCCGCTTCGCCTCCCGCTCACTCGCCACGATCACCTTCTCCGTCTGCTCTGCATACCCGCCCGGCAACGCCACCACCACATCGTCAATCTCATGCTCCTCCAGTATACGATGAAGATCAGACAGCTTTCCCAGGTACTGACCGTTCAAATGAGATTGTGCCTGATCATCCACAAACCCAACACAACGATACCCGAAATGATCATTGTTAGCAATCGTCCGGTGAAAACCCATCCCCGTCTCGCCTGCACCTACTATCAGGATGTTACGGATATTATGCCCGTGCGCCCGCAACCGCAATAAAAGCTGCTTGACAAAAAAACGAACCGTCGTCATAAACACAAAAAGTAAACCACTATACAACAACGTAAATGTTCGCGGATAAGGATAAAATTTAAAGACATAGAAAAAAAGAAAAGTCAATATACAAGTATGCAACAACACCGTCTTTAATATCGACACAAACTCAAAAGAAAAAGAACGCGTCCTGAAATCTTCATACAACTGTACCGACAATCCCGTCAGCGTCCACGAACAAATACTGATACAAAGCACTAACAGGTTAAGATCAGAAAAAAATACATCGCCTTTGGCCGCAATATACCTGCGGGTAAAGAAAAAGGCGACAAGCAGCACCGCATAATCGATCATCTGCTTAATGGGAAGATTCGCATGGATGTTACTCTTCATAAATACCCACTTTATCGGATGAACGGATTGACCAGCCTTACCTGCTGGCCCGTATTAATAGGATCACTCACATCCCCTAGTTCAATAAAGCCTTTTTAAACACATGCAGGAACCGGTCCTGTATCCGGCTGATATTAAAATGTGTTTCCGCATACGCACGCCCGTTTTGTCCCAATATCTGCCGCAAAGGCGCATCCGCCAACAATCGCTCTATATGCCTGCAAAACGCCGTAGCATCATCCGGCGGTACACAATAACCCGCATTGTTACGCTGTACAATACTGGCACTCAGATTGGCAGGTGGCATCGCCAATACAATAGGCTTCTGCGCACACAGATAGGTCAATACCTTCGACGGCACAGAATAAGTACCCGCATCTTTCTCCAATATCGCCATCAATATATCAGCCGTCGCCAATACCTGACTCATCTGCCGGAAATCCTGGAAGGGAAGTATCTGCAGGTTATCCAGCTGCCGCTTCTCCTTTTCCGCCTCCAAGTAACTGGCCCCCAACCCCTCCGATATCACGATAAACTGCACATCAGCACGCTCCCTGAAATATTCCGCCGCCGATGCTATGATCGAAGGATTATGCTTTAATCCAAGCGTCCCCGAATACACCACGCAGATCTTATCCGTCAGCTGATGCGCCCGCGCCCACTGATTATCCTTCTCCAACAACGATATCTCCGTAATAGGCGCCCAGTTAGGAATACAAGTCACCTTATCCAGGTCCACCTGCCACGATTCGAAGAGCGTATTGAAATCCTCCGTTATACTCACAATATGATCGCTCTTCCGCAATAACCGCCGCTCCAACGACCGGAAATATGCCCAGATCGGCCACCCTAAGATCCCCAACCGCTGCCAGGCTATCTGCCGGATAGCGATCGTATAAATGTCCTGACACCAATAGATGAACTTCACATGATGATCCTTGCAATACCGCTGTACATACTCCTGTACAAATAAGGGCGTAGTACCACTCAATACCACATCCGGTCTGAATTCATCCAACACCGCCGTCAGCTGACGCGCATATTCGATCTCCTGCTGCCGCCGCTTTAACAACGAATACTTCCTAAATTGACCCTTTACCGCAATAGGCAAGATGCGAAGACGCAAATACCCGCTATCCGGCTCTTCAAAATTCCCCTTCGGCGACTGGAAAGAAGTAGAATAGGCATGAAGTACCTCAAAACCATTTTGTGCCAGTTGCCGGCTCAGCTGCAGCGTAAACGCATGCCCCGAATGATCGTTCAATACAATTCTCATAGCTAGGTCT
Protein-coding regions in this window:
- a CDS encoding undecaprenyl-phosphate glucose phosphotransferase gives rise to the protein MKSNIHANLPIKQMIDYAVLLVAFFFTRRYIAAKGDVFFSDLNLLVLCISICSWTLTGLSVQLYEDFRTRSFSFEFVSILKTVLLHTCILTFLFFYVFKFYPYPRTFTLLYSGLLFVFMTTVRFFVKQLLLRLRAHGHNIRNILIVGAGETGMGFHRTIANNDHFGYRCVGFVDDQAQSHLNGQYLGKLSDLHRILEEHEIDDVVVALPGGYAEQTEKVIVASEREAKRVRIIADCYRFCTPTVSMNLFGTFPILTIRTSPLDDETKQRFKRTFDICFSALLFVTVFIWLFPIIALAIKLSSPGPVFFVQPRWGLKNRKIRCYKFRSMRQTSGDVDGNGQYMQATRHDPRTTAVGRFLRRTNLDELPQFINVLLGDMSVVGPRPHPIPLHVESKDTIQHYMLRHLVKPGITGWAQVNGCRGETRQSGQMQKRVNLDLWYIENYSFWLDCQILFQTVMNMIKGDRNAY
- a CDS encoding glycosyltransferase family 4 protein produces the protein MRIVLNDHSGHAFTLQLSRQLAQNGFEVLHAYSTSFQSPKGNFEEPDSGYLRLRILPIAVKGQFRKYSLLKRRQQEIEYARQLTAVLDEFRPDVVLSGTTPLFVQEYVQRYCKDHHVKFIYWCQDIYTIAIRQIAWQRLGILGWPIWAYFRSLERRLLRKSDHIVSITEDFNTLFESWQVDLDKVTCIPNWAPITEISLLEKDNQWARAHQLTDKICVVYSGTLGLKHNPSIIASAAEYFRERADVQFIVISEGLGASYLEAEKEKRQLDNLQILPFQDFRQMSQVLATADILMAILEKDAGTYSVPSKVLTYLCAQKPIVLAMPPANLSASIVQRNNAGYCVPPDDATAFCRHIERLLADAPLRQILGQNGRAYAETHFNISRIQDRFLHVFKKALLN